In Mycetocola spongiae, the genomic stretch ATATCGATCGTGCGCTGCCAGGTGGCGAGGTCCAGGTCCGCGATCGGGGCATCGGCCCCAAAAAGCTGCACCCCGGCATTGGCCACCACCACATCGGGTGCATAACCCCCCGCGGCGAGCGCGGCGAAGCCCTCCTCAACCGAGACCTCGCTCGCGATATCCAGGCGCAGTGCTCGCGCGCCCGGGATCCCCGCGGCGGCGGCCTCGGCCGCGTCCAGGTCTCGATCGGAGAACACCACGCGCGCACCCTCGCGCGCAAAGCGCTCGGCCACGCCGCGGCCGATGCCCGATCCGGCCCCGGTCACGAGTGCGGTTTTTCCGTGCAGTCTTGCGCTCATTTTTCTCTCCCGTTTTTTCTCAGTAAATAGTCCAGGGTGATCCGGGTCCACTCGGCCTCGACCCGGATCGTGTGGGCCTCGTCCTCCTGCCAGGGCAGCCAGAACTCCACGATCTCGGAGATTCCGCGCTCCGCGGGGCGCAGAATCTCGCGCGCGCGGTCATAGTTAAACCGGCCGTGGCCAAGCGCGGTTCCGCCATAGGCAAAGCCCACCCAGCCGGGCGAGCGGCTGAAGGCAAAGTCCTTTACGTGCCAGTTCACGGTATAGGGCGCGCAGCGGATGACCACGTCCATCGGTTCCTCAAAATTCGCCACGGTATTGGCGGGGTCGAGGCAGATGCCGATCCGCGGGGAGTCCAGGGCCCGCACCAGGGTGATCAGTTCCGCGGTGGTAACGCGCTCATAGGTTTCCAGCGCGAGCGTGATCCCGGTGGCCTCCAGTTCGGGCAGGATTTCGCGCAGCCTGCGCTCGGATTCGGCGGCATCGGGGTGGTCCTCCCCCGCGCTCCACATGCTGCGTATCAGCGTGACGTTCAGCGCGGTGGCGAGGCGCAGATAGGTGCGCAGGTGGGTGGGATCGGTCCCGCGGGTGCCCAGTTCCAGGGCGATGTCCAGCTCCTCGGCCAGGGTGCGCAGCGCGGCCAGCCGGGC encodes the following:
- a CDS encoding sugar phosphate isomerase/epimerase family protein; the protein is MTATPAVPPRIGLSSYAFFWRGSDLVSTPLDLDGMLRECARLGVHRFQICDRPEIEDYDPARLAALRTLAEELDIALELGTRGTDPTHLRTYLRLATALNVTLIRSMWSAGEDHPDAAESERRLREILPELEATGITLALETYERVTTAELITLVRALDSPRIGICLDPANTVANFEEPMDVVIRCAPYTVNWHVKDFAFSRSPGWVGFAYGGTALGHGRFNYDRAREILRPAERGISEIVEFWLPWQEDEAHTIRVEAEWTRITLDYLLRKNGREK